The Mauremys mutica isolate MM-2020 ecotype Southern chromosome 20, ASM2049712v1, whole genome shotgun sequence genome contains the following window.
CAGGGCTTTTTTGTCAAGTCCCCCATATGCTCTTTGCTCAGCCATTGCAGCAGCTCTTTAACCAGTCAAACTCTCAAAACCAAAATTCAGATTTATATAGCGTGGGGTtatgacccaaagcttaattgacatgattctgtggatccaagcatgactacgccactgtgacagtgctggttctggcgggaccccactgagagtgccaattcaggaccaaatGCTTAAACAGggtagttacagcccaaggctggggttcttctacctctaaggcaaaccaaaccagccaaacaaagaggactttggttgcaaccatgttctatatggtcccagattatatcaataacgtcacaccaggatttcactccagttgCCTGGGAGGAATTCTGCATTCTGTGTCCTATAGAGGTTACTCCCTATTCTCTCTTTGCAGCTCACTGTGGTTGTTCTGCGAATTAGCTGCTGGTTGTGTTGTTcttgtgtggaagcagggaaagaaagagagtgtTTAAGTGCAGGCATTTAAGTGTCAGAGACAGAACAACTATTGAgctaagtcttagcctaatatcgtgagacctgtagaagcagggctcacgtcagaagcaagtggaaaacagcagaatagtcagTGTGACCTAGCCTTGAGATAACAATGTTTTGAGAAGAGCaagtgagaaaatactggaatagatagcaaataatctaaataaaatttaaatgtttttaattaatgcacatcacaaagtataaatgcttgtgagattttgcttgtactttggagaaactgaggcagagatgctctctgCCAGCTGTATTCTTCCCCTGCAATTGCCtgaataaagctgtctctgatttGTTGCCTCCAGCCTGAGAGTGGAGTTTTGTTTCTTCCACATGGGATATATGTATTCAAAACCAGTAGAGGGAATTTACGATATTGTACTTACACACAATAAACACAAACTGAGAATATTCTTAATTTGTTAAAACTTAAGCTCTCTTTCCGTGCAGCAGGAAAGTGAACATTTACTTCTCCCTAGATGATGCCGGACAGTAGTGCAACTTGTGCATTTTACAGTTGCACCtcttactgtaatataaaattCACCTGTTATCACTATAGGtctcctgcacatctaccaacgtgatatatgccatcatgtgccagcaatgcccctctgccatgtacattggccaaaccggacagtctctacgcaaaagaataaatggacacaaatctgacatcaggaatcataacattcaaaaaccagtgggagaacacttcaacctctctaaccactcagtgacagacttgaaggtggcaattttgcaacaaaaaaacttcaaaaacagactccaaagagaaactactgaacttgaattaatatgcaaactagatactattaactgtggcctaaacaaagactgggaatggttgggtcattacaccaattgaatctatttccctatgttaagttctcctcacaccttctatgggccatcttaattatcacttcaaaaagttttttttcctcctgctgatgatagctcatctcaattgattagactctgcctgttggtatgcatacttccaccttttcatgttctctgtatgtataaatatcccctgtctgtgtgttccattctatgcatccgaagaagtgagctgcagctcacgaaagctcatgctaaaataaatttgttagtctttaaggtgccacaagtactcctgttcttttaactggTAAGCTGTGACTCTTACTGATGCATGCTGTCTCCgtgtttagcacttcaacatgCAAGTTCTACACTAACAGAGCACACTTTTGCTGGAAAAAATACGAGACACGCTTTGCTGCCAACTTCCACCTAGGACATGCAACATCTGTACTGGTGCATACCTGTTTAACTGGAATATGCATGCTAATGCAAGCTGATTACTGTAGCATTTAATATTTGCACTAGTACAGATCCTGCTCAGAAATATGCAAAATTTTTCTTGGTCAAATGAGTCCTGTACTAGTTACAAGGTTTATAGGCTTCCAATTGGATTTCTTAGTTCCACAAATCTTTTAACTAATATAAAAACCTAAATTCAATATTGTCTACTCTTAATCAAAAAGGCAATATCTtctactttatttaaaaacaaacgctTGAATGATGTTAATGTtataaaagtatcagaggggtagccgtgttagtctggttctgtagaagcagcaaagagtcctgtggcaccttatagactaacagacgttttgcagcatgagctttcgtgggtgaatacccacttcttcggatgcaatgtTATAAAAGGTGTCTGTCAGGATCTGCTGCATGCTTAAAGTGTTTGAGGAGATGAATATCTAATGAATGAATTACTGACTGTGACTATTTAATCACTGTAGGTGATTGACATCATGAGGGTGAATGTGGACAAGGTTTTGGAACGAGATCCAATGCTGTCAGAGTTGGATGATGCACTGCGGGCGGAATTTGAGACCAATGCTACCAAGCTGAAAAAAAAGTATTGGTGGAAGAACTGTAAGGTAACCATGACTTGAGTATTTCCAATGCAAATTAATGTGACTAAGAACTATAAGTTGTTGAATACTCCATAAAGGGGAAGAAATCCAAATAACTTTGGCCAATTTCTGCAGCGTTTACTCATGGTGAATAGTATTTAAGATTACAACATCTGGTCCTTAATGAGCATCTGGATAAGTGAAGTAGATGAACTTTCCAAAAGTTGGGTGTCCTGGCCAAGTTCCTTTACACAAAACATTCTCCAAGACACAAATGTGGCTAAGGAGAAACGAATGTACTAGTTTAAGGTGTTGGAGATCTAGAAGGAAGAAATTCAGTGATATGGATTGAATGATGACAAAACACACAACAGCACGGAGAACCTTTAGTCTCTGACAGTCACGTGTGCTAATTACAGGAAGGCCTGGAAGCCTACTCTTTCTTTGCTGAGAAGCCAAGACAGAGTGGAAAACATTAATTTGTAAGGCAGGGGAGCAGTAGTTGAGTCTAGAGAAGAAGCTTTTGccctcttttaaaaatatctaagtgAGCTGTTTGTACTAAATTATGTGCTTTTTTTTAACAGATATGGGCAGTGTTGATAGCATTTGTtcgcatcatcatcatcatcaccatcactGGTATGTATTTAGCTAAAGTACTATTTTGTCAGTAGGACTAGAGTACATGAGGCATAATCTGTAAATTGAATGCAAAAAGTTGTTAATGTAACACACTCTGGTTGTGACTGCTAGTACGTAGGTCATAATATTCAAAAGTTAAGGTTCACACAGTAACGCTAACTTAGCCATATTGCATGCTTGACATATGCAGTAGTTCAAAGTAGTACTTACACTGCTTAATTGATGTTTGAACATAATCTGTGTGATGTGGTGAAGTTATGGCTTCTGTGGGAACCTTAACTGTTGAATCTCAGGCTTTTTTGCATTGAGCAGAAATGGGATCATGCAGGAGACTGGGatccctgagtccctgtcccagctctgctagtgaCTCTGAGCGTGACCAGGTCACGTGACcacttctttgcctcagtttttccaatctttaaaatggggataatgacgcatacctcacaggggtttccaaagagtaacatgaaatgttttgagaACTTAGATAACAGAAGCTGTGGACATACACCTTTCTCAAATTCATCTTTCATGGTATTTCTACATTTATTAATCCTTTAGACTCCAGGTTCAACACCCTTATGTCACTTTTTGTTCTTGCAAAGCAGTCTGGCCCTCTTCTATCGGGTCACATCCTTTTCTTAATCCCCATATGGGTACTCCAGCCAATCAGAGTCCCCTTGCTGTCTTCCAGCCCAGAAGCCaggcaaaacaaagaacaaaaaaagtagGGAAGCTTCATATGAGACTCCTTCTCCAATCCTCAATAGTGCCAAGATAGCAAGGtagttaggccaggtctacactttaAACTTACCCCTGCATGCCATTGATAGAActatgtgtgaaaaatccacacctgtgaGCGACGCAGTTACACCTACTTAACCCCTGTTGTAGACAGCGCTACGTGGCCAGGAGAGCTTTTCCCCTCGACATAGCTACTgtccctcgtggaggtggataaactatgccaatgggagaagctgtccCATCAGGGTAGtattgtcttcactgaagcgctacagcagtccagctgcactggtgccactgcaggtctacacttaaaaccctGCCCTTAGACTCAGTTCAGGCAAGAGCCTTGATCTGACAAGCCTCACTTGAGTGCAGGAAACACCACTGACTTCATGCACTAGCTTTCCTGCTGGAGCAGaagcctgggagaggaggaggacaggCAGTTCTCAAGGATTCATCACCGGTGAACAAGCTGTTTAAACAGAAGTATATTGCAGTAGAAGCTGTAAGAGAAAAGACATTTATGCTCCCTTGTTTGATATCCAGATTTCACTTGTCCCAAATTCTGAATGTTGGCGGATGTACCCGTATGTATACAACAGCCACAAGCCCATCATTATAACTGGTAACAAACCTGTAAATACAAATGCAAGTGGAGATGTTTCTGGTGagtgcaagcagggccggctccaggtttctGCTGACCCaagtggtgggggaaaaaaaaaagccaatcggcggcacttcggtggcagctcagtagtgccgctccattcttcggcagcactttgggaacgggtccttcactccctctcttcctctttggcggcacttcggtggcagctctaagaagaagagagggactgagggacccgccgccaaattcctgccaaagacctggacttgCGGCCCCAATAGtggatggagtgccgcccctttgtattagccgtcccaagcacctgcttccttagctggtgcctggagccggccttgggtGCAAGGAAGACTGTGGATTCATATTCTGGTCATAGCAGAGCCAGGGAGCTTATGACTAGTTACACTGCTTGGTGTTCAGCTGTTTGAATTTGTGATGTAGCTGTTAACAAGCTTTCCAGCAGGATTAATTTACTCTCCAACTCTGACAGCATATTCATTTCTCATCTTTGGGCCTGTTTGTAACACAATCTACAGCAACTAATTGTGATGCTACAAACAGAATTGTGACCATAGGTGAGAAATACCCAGGACATGAATTCTAAAAGCCAAGCCtgtgcatgcaggggcggctctaggaatttggccgccccaagcagtcatgcctgcgggaggtgctggtcccgcggctcgggtaaacctcccgcaggcatgactgcggagggtgcgctggtcccatggctccagtggacctcccgcagctgcggagggttcgctggtcccacggctccggtggagcatccgcaggcatgcctgcgggaggtccacctgagccgcgggaccagcgaaccgtccgcagtcatgcctgcgggaggtctacccgagctgcgggaccagcacaccctctgcagtcatgcctgcgggaggtccgctgtcccgcggctccattggacctcctgcaggcatgacggcggaaggtccgccggacccgcctgccgccctgccggcaaaatgccaccccatgcgcgcgcttggcacgctggggtctggagccggccctgtgtgcatGAATGAAACTATGGTAAAACAAACACAGGAAATTATTTAGAATTTCCTTTTGTTGAATATTTTGAGTGTTCCGTTGCTCAAGTCTTTAAGTTGCAGAATTGTTTTATGCCTCTTTGATGTGGGGCAAGAGGACTGTCGCTTTTTCCAATCCTTATTTTTCTGTTATAGTCTGGAGTGTATCCTCATGAGTTACAAGAAGAAATGCAAACCAGTGGAAGCCATCTCTCTCCTTCAAACCTGCTGTATTCTCAAGCTCTCACCTACTGATATATAAAGCAAAATTATTTCGATTAGTCATGTGATAACTTTCTCTCATTTATAGGAAATGTGCCTTTATTTAAAAGTTACACtcctaattttaaaatactaataaGCACAGGCCACACCTTGCACAGTGCCTTGGTAATCTTGAGTATGAGCTGGTGAAGAGGATTTCATGTTTGCATTTCAGAATCTAGAAGCAATGTATTGTTGCCAGTGACGACAGCATTCTAGATCAATTTGAAGAGTATGTTTGGGTATCTGTCCTCTTCGCTGTCTCCTTCATG
Protein-coding sequences here:
- the LOC123353373 gene encoding vesicle-associated membrane protein 3-like; amino-acid sequence: MRQPAVIDIMRVNVDKVLERDPMLSELDDALRAEFETNATKLKKKYWWKNCKIWAVLIAFVRIIIIITITVWSVSS